The Cyanobacterium sp. T60_A2020_053 sequence GTAATCTCAGAACGCCAATGACGATAATTTATTTCTCTTTCATCATGCCAATATTCTATTAAAAGTAAATGCCTAATTACTTGTTCTAATAAACTTCCCATGGCTAATTTATCTCGCCTTGCCAAACTTTCTAGCTCCTCAATTAAATTCTCCAAATCCAATTCATTTAACCTGTTTTCTTTTAATAAAATTACAGTTTCTTCTAGCCATAAATTATCATCAATTTCGTACAATTCTTTTAAGTTTATTTTATCTGTTACAGCCATATCATTTTAGCTTTTAACTTGGTAACTAATAAT is a genomic window containing:
- a CDS encoding DUF29 domain-containing protein — translated: MAVTDKINLKELYEIDDNLWLEETVILLKENRLNELDLENLIEELESLARRDKLAMGSLLEQVIRHLLLIEYWHDEREINYRHWRSEITSFRGQLNRRMTTNLGNYLVENFDSIYSYGRKYVIDKSGLDTFPQYCPYTLDQLLDEDWFPSR